CGTCGACGACGACGCCGGCCGCGGACAGCAGCTCCTCCTTCGTGCCCTGGGCGACGATGCGGCCGCGGCCGATGAGCACCAGGTCGTCGGCGATGATCTCCACCTCGGAGAGCAGGTGCGAGCTGAGCAGCACGGTGCCGCCGTCCCGGGCGTAGTCGCGCAGCAGCCCGCGCATCCAGTGGATGCCGCCCGGGTCGAGCCCGTTGGCCGGTTCGTCGAGGATGAGCACCCGGGGGTCGCCGACCAGGGCCGCTCCCAGGCCGAGCCGCTGCCGCATACCGAGGCTGTAGTTGCCGACGCGACGCTCGGCCTCGCGGGAGGTGAGGCCGACCCGCTCCAGCGTCGCGTCGACCTGGCCACGTCCCGCGCCGACGAGGATGGCGGCCAGGGTGAGGACCTCGCGGCCCGTGCGCCCGGCGTGCTGTGCGCTGGCGTCGAGCATGACGCCGACGTGCCGGGTGGGGTTGGGCAGGGCGGCGTAGGGGCGGCCCAGGATCCGCGCGCTGCCCGAGGTCGCCGGGGTCAGCCCGCACATCATCCGCATCGCGGTCGACTTGCCCGCGCCGTTGGGGCCCAGGAAGCCGGTGACCCGACCCGGACGTGCGGTGAAGCTGATGTCGTCGACGGCCGTGAAGGCGCCGTATCTCTTGGTGAGGTTCTCGATCTCGATCATGGCTCCACCCTCGGTGACACGCCCACCCCGCCGCATCGGCCCACGGTCGGTCGTCGGTGGGCCCATGGTCGCCCTTCCCGCGGCCCCGACCCCGACGAAAGTCGTAGAGAGGCACGACCGACGGCCGAGGCGGGCCGCCCGGCGCCCGCCTACGCTGCTGCGGTATGACGTCCGCGCGCCCGGTCCCGGGCCCCCCGCCCCTGCGCTGGTGGGGCCACGCCTGGCGGGTCCTGGTGGTGTGGGTCACCGGGCTGCTCATCCTCACCGTCACCTTCGCGAGCTCGCCGGCCGGCTCGCAGGAGCTGGGCAGCTACCCGGCCCGGGTCGACGCGCTGCTGGTGGCGGACCTGGTCGTCGGTCACCTGGCGGTGGCCCTGGTCCTGTGGCGGCGACGGTTCCCGGTCACGGTCGCGGTGCTGACGAGCGCGGCCCTCGTGGTCTCCTCCCTCGCGGTCCCGGCCTCCCTCCTCGCGGCGCTGTCCCTGGCCAGTCGCCGACGGTGGCGACCCCTGCTGGCGGTCGGCACCGTCAACGTCGGCGCGGGCATCTTCTACGAGCTCGTGGTCGCGCGCCAGCTCGGCATGGAGACGCTGTCCGAGATCCCCTCGCCGTGGTACGCAGGCCTCATCGCGGGGCTCAGCGTCCTGCTGTTCGCCCTCGTGTCCCTCATCGGGTGGAACATCGGCGGCCGACGCCAGCTCGTGGAGAGCTGGCGGACCCAGGCGGAGACGGCCCACCGGGAGCAGGCCGCGCGGGTCGCGCAGGCCCGCACCGCCGAGCGCGCCCGGATCGCCCGGGAGATGCACGACGTCATGGGGCACCGGCTCTCCCTCGTCGCGATGCACGCCGGGGCGCTCGCCCACCGTCCGGACCTGACCGAGGCCGAGCGGGTGCAGAGCGCCGAGATCGTCCGCGACGGTGCGCACCAGGCCCTGCAGGAGCTGCGCGAGGTCCTGGGGGTCCTGCGCGGGGAGGACGACGCCGACGCGGCGTCCGGGGCCGTGGCGCCCCAGCCCACCCTGACCGACCTGCCCTCGCTGGCGGCGGAGGTGACGACGGGCGGCCACCCCGTCGACCTCACCGCCTCCCCTGACCTGTGGGACCGCAGCGTCACCCTCTCCGACCGGGTCGGGCGCCACGCCTACCGCGTCGTCCAGGAGGCCCTGACCAACGCGCGCAAGCACGCCCCGGGGGCCGCCGTCGAGGTGGACCTGTCCGGGGACGAGTCGACCGGGCTGAGCCTGGAGGTCCGCAACGTCGTCCCGCGCCCAGCGGCCGAGGACCCCGGGGCGCCCGGTCGGGGTCTCACCGGTATGCAGGAGCGCGTCACCCTCGTCGGCGGCACCTTCGAGGCCGGCGGCGGGCCGGGGGTCTTCGTCGTGCGAGTCTGGTTGCCGTGGGAGACCAGGTGACGGCGGGGGCGTCCCGCCCCCGGGTGGTGATGATCGACGACGACCCGCTGGTGCGGGCCGGCCTGCGGATGCTGCTGGGCGGGCCCGACGGTGTCGACGTCGTCGCCGAGGGGGAGGACGGCGACCAGGCGGTCGAGCTGGTCGGACGGCACCGGCCCGACGTGCTCGTCATCGACGTCCGGATGGCGCGCACGGACGGGGTGAGCGCCACCCGGGAGGTGCTCGCGGCCTACCCCGACGTGCAGGTGCTCATCCTCACCACCTTCGACGCCGACGCGCTCGTGCTGGAGGCGCTGCGGGCGGGGGCGCGCGGGTTCGTGCTCAAGGACACCCCGCCGGCCCAGCTGGTCGCCGCCGTCCACGAGGTCGCGTCGGGTGACCACGCCCTCTCGCCGTCGGTCGCCGCCCTGCTCGTCCGGGAGGTCTCGGGGGCCCCGGCAGCCGCGGGTGGGGAGCGCGCCGGGCGGGCCAGGTCGGCGCTCGCGCACCTGACCGAGCGGGAGCGCGAGGTCGCCCGGGCGGTCGCCCGGGGCGGCTCCAACGCCGAGATCTCCCGGGAGCTCTTCCTGTCGGTGCCGACGGTGAAGGCGCACGTCAGCAGCGTCCTGGCCAAGCTCGGCCTCGCGAACCGGGTGCAGATCGCCCTGCTGGTGCACGACGCGCAGGACGGCGACACCGGGCGCTGAGCCGCCCCGTCGGGTCTCCCCGCCGCGCCCCGCGCTCACCCGCCGGACCGACCGCACCACCGCCCCGGACCGCGACGGGCCGCCACCCTTCCGCACGACCCGGCGGTCGCGGCGCGGCATACCCTGAGGCGGTGAGCACGGTGCTGGTCGTCGAGGACGAGGGGACGGTGCGGGAGGTGGTGTGCGCCTACCTGCACCGGGCCGGGCTGCCCACCCACGAGGCCGCCGACGGCCTGGTGGCGGTGCGGGCCTTCCCGGACGTGCGGCCCGCCGTGGTCGTGCTCGACGTCATGGTGCCCGGCATCGACGGGTTCGAGGTGCTGCGGCGCATCCGGGCGATCGACCCGGACGTGCCGGTGCTCATGCTCACGGCCCGCAGTGCCGAGCAGGACCGCATCGCCGGTCTGGAGCTGGGTGCGGACGACTACGTCACCAAGCCGTTCAGCGCGCGCGAGCTCGTGCTGCGCGTCCAGGGCCTGCTGCGTCGGTCGGCGGGCACCTCGCCCGGCGGGGCGCCCGGGGGGACCATCGAGGAGGGCGACCTCGTCGTCGACCGCGGGGCCCGCCGGGCCACCCGGGCGGGTGCGGAGCTGGCGCTCACCAGTCGCGAGTTCGACCTGCTCGTGCACCTCATGACCCATCCCGGTGTGGTGCTGGACCGGGACGACCTGCTGCGCGACGTCTGGGGGTGGGAGGTCGGCGACCGCTCGACCGTGACCGTCCACGTCCGGCGGCTGCGGGAGAAGGTCGAGGCGGACCCCTCCCGGCCGGTCCGGATCAGCACGGTGTGGGGCCGGGGCTACCGGTGGGACCGGGAGCAGGGGTGTGCCGATGAGGCCTGAGCTGGAGGCGATCACCCTCGCCGCGGGCACCGCGGGGGCGGTCGGGCTGGCCGGGGCGGCGCTGACGCTACTCGTCGCCCGGCGCTCCCCGGCCGCGGCGACCCTCCTGGGCCCGGTGGTGGGGGTGGCCAGCGTCGCCGCCGGGGTGGTCGTGACCACGCGCGCCATGTTCCTGTCCGAGCACGACGCGACGCTCATCGCCCTGGTGCTGCTGGCGGCGGCGCCGGTGGCCCTCGCGATCGGGGTCCTGCTCTTCCGCAGCGTGCGGCGGCTGGACCGACGGGCGCAGCAGCGGCTCGCCGACGAGCAGCGGCAGCTGGAGCTCGCCCGTTCCCGCCAGGACATGATCACCTGGGCCTCGCACGACCTGCGGACCCCGCTGTCCTCGATCCGGGTGATGGCGGAGGCCCTCGAGGACGGCATCGTCACCGACCAGGACGACTACCACCGGCGCATCCGGGCCGAGGCCGACCGGATGACCGTCATGGTCGACGACCTGCTCGAGCTCAGCCGGCTGCGCAGCAGCGCGCCCGCCGACCCCGGTGAGGCGGTCGACCTGGCGGAGGTGGCGGCGACGGTGGTGGCGAGCCAGCAACCGGTGGCGCAGCAGCAGCGGGTCCACCTGCGGCTGGCCGGCGACGCACCCGCGCCGGTGCGCGCGGTCGTCGGTGAGCTCGACCGGGTCGTGGCCAACGTGGTGAGCAACGCCGTCCGGGAGACGGCGGCCGGGGCCGAGGTCGTGGTGCACGTCGCGGCGGACCCGGCCGCGGAGGAGGTCGTCCTCCACGTCGACGACGCCTGCGGAGGGCTGGGGGAGGAGGCCCTCGCCCACGCCTTCGAGCCGGGGTGGCGCGGCAGCACCGCCCGCTCCTCGGGTGCCGGCGTGGGCGTCGGCCTCACCATCGCCCGCGCCCTCGTCGAGCGCAGCGCAGGGTCGATCACGCTGGCCGACCACGGGCCGGGGTGCCGCGTCCGGATCACCCTCCCGCGGCACGCCCCCGCACCGGACGCGCGGTAGGGCCGCACCGGACGCGCGCTCGGACCGCACCGGACGCGCGCTCGGACCGCACCGGACGGGCGCACGGGCCGCACCGGACGTGCGGTGGGGCCGCACCGGACGCGCGCTCGGGACAGCTGCCGTCAGGAGCCGATCGGCGAGAGGACCCACACCGAGTAGTCCGGCCCCGGTGGGTGCAGCTCGTAGGAGCCGGCGCGCAGGTCGACGTCCAGACCGCAGGCCAGGGCGTCCGCCTCGAACTCCTCCGGCGGGTAGCGTCGCGCATGGTCCGGCCCACCCCGCTGGTGCATCCCGACGAGCACCCGCCCTCCCGGACCGAGCAGGGCGCGCACGCGGCCCAGCACCTCGCGCTCGGTCCCCTCGGCCAGGAACGCCATGACGTTGCCGACGAGGACGACGAGGTCGTAGCCCGGCTCCAGGTCGACCTCGAGGATGTCGGCCTGCGTCACCGCGAGCCCGGGGTAGGTCCGGCGCGACTGCTCGACGAGGGCCGGGTCCGGCTCCACGGCGGTCACCCGGTGGCCGCGGGACTGCAGCGTGGCCGCCACCCGCCCCATACCGGAGCCGACGTCGAGGACGCGGGCGCCCCGCGGCACCAGCACGTCGGCCAGCCGCGCCTCGCCGTCGACGTCGCCCCCCTCGGCGACCAGGCGGGCGAGTCGCTCGCCGAACTCACGGGTGTGGTCGCCGGCCAGCTCCCAGCGGGTGGGGCGGTGGGGCATACGGGGCTCCTCGGCTCGTCGGGCGACGGATCGGGTATGCCGTCGGCCGGGCGTTCACGCTAGCGCCGCCGCGTCCTGGCTCACCGCTCGGGGATGAAGTCGGAGTCCAGCTCCCACGGTGCGACCGGGGAGTGCTCGAGGATCCAGGCCTGCAGCTCGCGGTCCCAGCCCAGGCCGACGGCGATCCCGACGGCGACGAAGACGAGCCCGAGGCCGCGCTGCAGCCACCCGCGCGGGTCCGCCGCCCAGCCCACGCGCCGGATGAGCGTCTGCCCGGCGAGCGCGACCCCCAGGAGGGTGGCGCTCAGCCCGAGGCAGTAGGCGGCCAGCAGCGTCAGCCCGTAGCCGAGCTCGGCGGGCAGCACGGTCACGACGACGTAGGCGTACAGCGGGCTGCACGAGGAGAAGACCGGCCCCAGCGCGGCGCCGGTGAGCACCTGTCCGAGCACCCCTTGCCGGCGCTGCGCGCCGTGCAGCCCGGCGTGGCTGCGGGCGGCCAGGCCGAGCCGGGCGCTGACCTGCTCCCACAGCGTCGGGACGAGCATCACCACGCCGAGGACGAGCAGGATGCCGCCGGAGAGCCAGCGCCAGACCTCGGGCGGCACCCCGATGAGCGCGGTCGTGCCCTTGAGCACCAGGGTGAAGACGGCCACCGACAGACCCAGCGACCCGGCCACGACCACCGCGCGCCGGGTCTGCGCCGCCCGGGAGCCGTCCCCGACGAGGGAGCCCCCGACGATGACCGGGAGCAGCGGCAGCACGCAGGGCGCGAGCGTCGTGAGGACGCCCGCGACGAGCGCGCCGAGCAGCGCGAGCACTCAGGAGCCCTGGGTCCGGGCGAGGATCTCCTCGCCCGTGGTGGCGCCCGTCCAGGTGGCGATCCCCTCGCCGTCGGCGTCGACCTGGACGAAGGTGTGCTGCTGGTGGACGCCGTAGGTCCGCCGCAGGTCGGTCCTCTCGTCGAAGTCCACCTTGACCACGGTGAGGCCCTCGGGCAGGCCTGCGGTGGTGAGGCTCTCGTCGGTGGCGCGGCAGTCGGGGCACCAGTCGGCGTGGAAGAAGAGCACGACCGGCCCGCCGTCGTAGGCGGCATACGTGTCGTGGTCGACGTAGCCGCTCATCCCGCCCGTGGTGCCGGTCTCCTCCTCGTCCATGTCGTCGGTGGACGCGTCGTCCATGTCCTCGGTCGTCTCGTCCATGTCGTCCTCGGAGGTCATGTCCTCCGCGGTCGTCGCCTCGGCGCTCGCGGCCGGCGTGGCGGGCTCCTCGGTGTCGTCGGTGGTGCCGCACGAGGCCACCGCGAGGGCGGTGGCGAGGGCGGCGAGCAGGGTGGCTGGGGTCCGTGTCATACCGCCAGCGTGGCCCGGCCGAGAGGGCGGTGGTGTTGCCGAATCCTTACCGCATGACGCACGCTGCGGGTATGCCGCTCACCACCCTCCCGACCTACGCCGACGTCCAGGCCGCGGCGGCGACGCTGGCCGGCGCGGCCCACCGGACGCCGGTGCTGACCTCGCGCCGGCTGGACGCGCTGGTCAGCGCCCGGCTGCTGCTCAAGGCCGAGCACCTGCAGCGGGTCGGGGCGTTCAAGTTCCGCGGCGCGTTCACCGCGCTGTCGGCCTTCGACGAGGGGCAGCGGGAGGCCGGGGTCGTCGCCTACTCCTCGGGCAACCACGCCCAGGCGGTCGCGCTCGCGGCCCGGGAGCTGGGCATGCCGGCGACCATCGTCATGCCCCACGACGCGCCCCGCCTCAAGGTCGAGGCCACGCTCGGGTACGGCGCCCGGGTGGTCCGCTACGACCGCTACACGCAGGACCGGGAGGAGATCGGGCGGCAGATCGCGCGGGAGCGCGGGGCCACCGTGGTCCCGCCCTACGACCACCCGCACGTCATCGCGGGGCAGGGCACGGCGGTCAAGGAGCTCGTCGAGGACGCCGGCCCGCTCGACGTCCTCGTCACCCCGCTGGGCGGAGGCGGGCTGCTGGCCGGGTCCGTGCTGGCCGCGCGGGCCCTGTGCCCCGGTGTCCGGGTGTATGGCGTGGAGCCCGCCGCGGGGGACGACGCCCGCCGCTCCCTCGAGCAGGGGCGGATCGTGCACATCGACACCCCGGTGACGATCGCGGACGGGGCGCAGACCCAGCACCTGGGCGAGCTGACCTTCCCCATCCTGCGCGCCGGGGTCGACGCGGTGGTGACCGCCACCGACGAGGAGCTCGCCGCGACCATGAGGACGGTCGCCGGCACGCTCAAGCAGGTGGTGGAGCCCACGGGGGTGCTGGGCCTCGCGGCGGTGCTGAGCGGGGCCGTGCCGGTGCAGGAGGGTGAACGCGTCGGCGTGGTGCTCACCGGGGGCAATGTCGACCCGGAGCGGTACGGGCAGCTGCTGGGGTACAACAGGTCAAACGAGGACGCCGTGGTATAACAGGTAAAACACGAGCGTGCGCGAGGGAGGAGGGGTGATGCGGCCCGTCGGCAACCCCTTCCGTCCCAGCTTCGGCACGAGCCCCCGGGTGGTCGCCGGGCGCGCCGACCTGCTCGACGAGTTCGACATCGCCCTCGACGAGGGCCCGGGGTCGCCCATGCGCTCGATCCTGCTCAGCGGGGCTCGGGGCATGGGCAAGACCGTGCTGCTCAACGAGCTGGAGGAGCGGGCGCGGGTCCGCGGGTGGCACGTGCTGCGGCTCCCGGAGGGGCCGGGCCTGATGAGCGAGCTGGAGCGGACCGTCCTGCCCGCCCGCCTCACCGAGCACGACCCGAGCGCCCAGCGGCGCC
This genomic window from Serinicoccus chungangensis contains:
- a CDS encoding ABC transporter ATP-binding protein: MIEIENLTKRYGAFTAVDDISFTARPGRVTGFLGPNGAGKSTAMRMMCGLTPATSGSARILGRPYAALPNPTRHVGVMLDASAQHAGRTGREVLTLAAILVGAGRGQVDATLERVGLTSREAERRVGNYSLGMRQRLGLGAALVGDPRVLILDEPANGLDPGGIHWMRGLLRDYARDGGTVLLSSHLLSEVEIIADDLVLIGRGRIVAQGTKEELLSAAGVVVDATDRAALRAAVEQSGLEHTPRPDGTLAVAAQTAEVGELALRHSLVLTSLGSSGGGLEEMFLTLTSDDAREVAA
- a CDS encoding response regulator transcription factor, coding for MSTVLVVEDEGTVREVVCAYLHRAGLPTHEAADGLVAVRAFPDVRPAVVVLDVMVPGIDGFEVLRRIRAIDPDVPVLMLTARSAEQDRIAGLELGADDYVTKPFSARELVLRVQGLLRRSAGTSPGGAPGGTIEEGDLVVDRGARRATRAGAELALTSREFDLLVHLMTHPGVVLDRDDLLRDVWGWEVGDRSTVTVHVRRLREKVEADPSRPVRISTVWGRGYRWDREQGCADEA
- a CDS encoding threo-3-hydroxy-L-aspartate ammonia-lyase codes for the protein MTHAAGMPLTTLPTYADVQAAAATLAGAAHRTPVLTSRRLDALVSARLLLKAEHLQRVGAFKFRGAFTALSAFDEGQREAGVVAYSSGNHAQAVALAARELGMPATIVMPHDAPRLKVEATLGYGARVVRYDRYTQDREEIGRQIARERGATVVPPYDHPHVIAGQGTAVKELVEDAGPLDVLVTPLGGGGLLAGSVLAARALCPGVRVYGVEPAAGDDARRSLEQGRIVHIDTPVTIADGAQTQHLGELTFPILRAGVDAVVTATDEELAATMRTVAGTLKQVVEPTGVLGLAAVLSGAVPVQEGERVGVVLTGGNVDPERYGQLLGYNRSNEDAVV
- a CDS encoding response regulator transcription factor, with the translated sequence MIDDDPLVRAGLRMLLGGPDGVDVVAEGEDGDQAVELVGRHRPDVLVIDVRMARTDGVSATREVLAAYPDVQVLILTTFDADALVLEALRAGARGFVLKDTPPAQLVAAVHEVASGDHALSPSVAALLVREVSGAPAAAGGERAGRARSALAHLTEREREVARAVARGGSNAEISRELFLSVPTVKAHVSSVLAKLGLANRVQIALLVHDAQDGDTGR
- a CDS encoding sensor histidine kinase → MTSARPVPGPPPLRWWGHAWRVLVVWVTGLLILTVTFASSPAGSQELGSYPARVDALLVADLVVGHLAVALVLWRRRFPVTVAVLTSAALVVSSLAVPASLLAALSLASRRRWRPLLAVGTVNVGAGIFYELVVARQLGMETLSEIPSPWYAGLIAGLSVLLFALVSLIGWNIGGRRQLVESWRTQAETAHREQAARVAQARTAERARIAREMHDVMGHRLSLVAMHAGALAHRPDLTEAERVQSAEIVRDGAHQALQELREVLGVLRGEDDADAASGAVAPQPTLTDLPSLAAEVTTGGHPVDLTASPDLWDRSVTLSDRVGRHAYRVVQEALTNARKHAPGAAVEVDLSGDESTGLSLEVRNVVPRPAAEDPGAPGRGLTGMQERVTLVGGTFEAGGGPGVFVVRVWLPWETR
- a CDS encoding class I SAM-dependent methyltransferase, with product MPHRPTRWELAGDHTREFGERLARLVAEGGDVDGEARLADVLVPRGARVLDVGSGMGRVAATLQSRGHRVTAVEPDPALVEQSRRTYPGLAVTQADILEVDLEPGYDLVVLVGNVMAFLAEGTEREVLGRVRALLGPGGRVLVGMHQRGGPDHARRYPPEEFEADALACGLDVDLRAGSYELHPPGPDYSVWVLSPIGS
- a CDS encoding sensor histidine kinase, with the translated sequence MRPELEAITLAAGTAGAVGLAGAALTLLVARRSPAAATLLGPVVGVASVAAGVVVTTRAMFLSEHDATLIALVLLAAAPVALAIGVLLFRSVRRLDRRAQQRLADEQRQLELARSRQDMITWASHDLRTPLSSIRVMAEALEDGIVTDQDDYHRRIRAEADRMTVMVDDLLELSRLRSSAPADPGEAVDLAEVAATVVASQQPVAQQQRVHLRLAGDAPAPVRAVVGELDRVVANVVSNAVRETAAGAEVVVHVAADPAAEEVVLHVDDACGGLGEEALAHAFEPGWRGSTARSSGAGVGVGLTIARALVERSAGSITLADHGPGCRVRITLPRHAPAPDAR
- a CDS encoding thioredoxin family protein, producing the protein MTRTPATLLAALATALAVASCGTTDDTEEPATPAASAEATTAEDMTSEDDMDETTEDMDDASTDDMDEEETGTTGGMSGYVDHDTYAAYDGGPVVLFFHADWCPDCRATDESLTTAGLPEGLTVVKVDFDERTDLRRTYGVHQQHTFVQVDADGEGIATWTGATTGEEILARTQGS
- a CDS encoding cytochrome c biogenesis CcdA family protein; translated protein: MLALLGALVAGVLTTLAPCVLPLLPVIVGGSLVGDGSRAAQTRRAVVVAGSLGLSVAVFTLVLKGTTALIGVPPEVWRWLSGGILLVLGVVMLVPTLWEQVSARLGLAARSHAGLHGAQRRQGVLGQVLTGAALGPVFSSCSPLYAYVVVTVLPAELGYGLTLLAAYCLGLSATLLGVALAGQTLIRRVGWAADPRGWLQRGLGLVFVAVGIAVGLGWDRELQAWILEHSPVAPWELDSDFIPER